A region of the Leopardus geoffroyi isolate Oge1 chromosome C2, O.geoffroyi_Oge1_pat1.0, whole genome shotgun sequence genome:
TGGACACAGCTTTTGTACTCCATGTCTCTGCCTCCTGTGGGAAGATGCCCAGAATCCTACCTGTTGCCCTGTATGCAGGGCAGTATCTCCACGCATGGACTTCAAAAGCATTATTTCTGCTGAGGGACAAGCTCGTGCTAAAAAAGAATCAGTTGCCAAGCAGTTACCAAGGTCTGCCAGGCAGGTGTGTTGGATACACCAAGCACTAAAGAATATCTTCTGTCCAAATGACAAGAGCCAGCTGTGTTTGCAATGCTCTCATTCGCCAGGGCATACCACTCACATACACTGTCCAGTTTCACAGGTTGCTGAGCACTGCAGGGAGAAACTTCTGATGCAAATGAAATCTATTTGTAAAAACAGGcagagaaatcagagaaatataaacaaagagtACAACTTACTTAGAGTATGGCAGGGTTTTGTAAATCTAAGGATGGTGATGATCAAGGCTGAATATCCTAAGGTGTACCAATACCtccacaaagaaaagcaaaaacatttagaGAGCCTGGCAATTGAAGGCAAGATAATTTTTCATCGACTCTGGAGAAATGTAGCTAGAATGCTTCAAATGGGGAAACTCCTGAAAAGAATCTATGAGGAGCTGAAGGAAATGTGCCTTAAAGCAGATGTGCACCTGCTCCAGGATTTGGAAGACATCATGAAAAGGAGTCAGTTAGTGCAGGCGCACTTGCCCCAGCCTGTGGACCCACAGCCCAGTGAGTGGACAATCACCGGGATGTCTCAAAGGCTTAACAACTTCCGAGTGTATATTACATTTGATGATAACATAAGGAATTACCGTGTGCCTCTGTTTGAAGACCTGAGACATTTGCAGTGCTGTCCCGACCATCAAGACCTGCCCCGCAGTCCAGCGAGTTCACAGTATAAGCCTTCCTGGGCAGCTCAGGCTGCCTTCACCTCTGGCAAATATTACTGGGAGGTGGATGTGGGAAACTCTCAGAATTGGATTAAAGGACTTTGCAGGGAATCCTGGACAAAACACCATGACTTGCTGCTCAACTCTGAGGGTATCTTTCTACTTCTGTGTGTCAACGTGGATAACCATTGCCgtcttttctctgcctccccgCCACTGTGCCACTACATTCCAAGACCCCAGGGCTTGGTAGGGGTGTTTGGTATAATATCCTTGGTAGGATTATGAATTTGGTATAGTAAGCTTTGTTAATGTTGCCAAAAGTTCCCTCATTTgtaatttcctttcctgtttcttctccttccctctcagacCTTTCATTTGTTATGGACCCAAATGATCAGGAACAGCTCACAAACCTGACCAAGGTCTTAGCAATTTTAATAGCTGGGGAGGGTTCTATCCTGGTGACTTCTTGAGTGGGGAAAATCACTGATACCTCATGGTCTTGAACTTCATTTTACCTTCAGGAGATACAtttgctgtattattttttaaagtggtgaCACTGTGAAGGATGTacatttgtcttttctattttattgaaataaaagtaa
Encoded here:
- the LOC123611518 gene encoding LOW QUALITY PROTEIN: tripartite motif-containing protein 77-like (The sequence of the model RefSeq protein was modified relative to this genomic sequence to represent the inferred CDS: deleted 1 base in 1 codon; substituted 2 bases at 2 genomic stop codons), producing MGSGWWGQTGTGKRASRRRRLTGRNMDSTFVRCAPSLLICSICKDYFTDPVTINCGHSFCTPCLCLLWEDAQNPTCCPVCRAVSPRMDFKSIISAEGQARAKKESVAKQLPRSARQVCWIHQALKNIFCPNDKSQLCLQCSHSPGHTTHIHCPVSQVAEHCREKLLMQMKSICKNRQRNQRNINKEYNLLRVWQGFVNLRMVMIKAEYPKVYQYLHKEKQKHLESLAIEGKIIFHRLWRNVARMLQMGKLLKRIYEELKEMCLKADVHLLQDLEDIMKRSQLVQAHLPQPVDPQPSEWTITGMSQRLNNFRVYITFDDNIRNYRVPLFEDLRHLQCCPDHQDLPRSPASSQYKPSWAAQAAFTSGKYYWEVDVGNSQNWIKGLCRESWTKHHDLLLNSEGIFLLLCVNVDNHCRLFSASPPLCHYIPRPQGLVGVFVXYPWXDYEFGIVSFVNVAKSSLICNFLSCFFSFPLRPFICYGPK